AGGATATTTTGCGTGGTCGCTATTGGACAATTTTGAATGGGGTGAAGGGTACACAGTGAGGTTTGGAATGAACTTTGTAGATTACAACAATGACTTGAAAAGATATCAAAAGCTCTCAGCACAATGGTTCAAGAATTTTCTGAAGAGACTTTAATTAGACTTTCTGATATTTATATGCATGTCTCTCTTTGTAATggtatttaaaaaagaaacataaatgaAGTAGTTACATATGATTGTTCATTTTCTAAAGAAATTATGCGATTCTATAAATCATGGCTTTTGTGTATATTTAGTCTTTTCTCTTGTTATGTTTCAATAATAACCTTGCCACACCCTTTACAACCCTTACCATGACCACACTGACATTTAGATGTTATAAGAATCTTTGGTAATCTATCTTGGAAAAGCCTCTGAAAGAATCATGATTCATATCGAAGAATATTCTTCATTGCTTTGAAAGTCCACCCTATCAACTAAGTTTCGAAGACCTACTagcaactcctcctcccacttAATCACCATTCACCACTGACACGACCAACACCAGACGCCGTCCCTCTAGCTTACAATCTCAGCCACAGTTGCTTGCTTCTTTGTTTTCGGCCATTTGAAATAGTCGGGGATACATCACTCTAAAGCCTGTTCTCTCAATCCATTGATCCTGCAAAAAACATCATTAAGGTTAGTTTACCTCCCAAAGATATGTGTCTCCCTTTCCAAGCCCTTATACTCCTTAAATTTTCCGTTCGCCACAACTTTCGTAACCAGCCTATATAAGCCTTCTATGATCGATGCGAATGCAAAAGGGACAAGTGGATCTCCCTGTCTAAAGTCCCGCTTGATTCGACTATCATCAATAGGGCTACCATTAACTAGTATAGACACATGGCTGCCGAAAATGCATGACATAATCCACTTCCTCCATGCATCACAAAAACTCTATCTAGCAAGCACATATTCAAGAAACTTCGAACtaactaataatatttttgttgtccTACCACTAAAATGGTAAAAGGCTACAGAGATTTGCATAGCACAAACTCTGGTACGTGGATACAGACGCATCGACACTCCTAATGTCAAAAATGCCTATTAAGCAAGAATGATAAATGACCTTTAACAACACCCTCTTCATTCCTCCTTACTCCTTCAATAATTACCTACAATTTCATCAACCTAGTATATAGATTAAGATTTTGTGATTAtcagaagaaaaatgaaaaatctatAACTAAAAGCATAAACACAAGAATTTATACTCGAGTTCTATAACTTACATATTAATAGGCTTTAATTGGAAACTAAAACACAAATCCGTTGTAGTCTAGTTGGTCAGGATATTCGGCTCTCACCCGAAAGACCCGGGTTCAAGTCCCGGCAACggaatctttttttatttatttataatttctcttttttttttttcctcgaAGGACTCtgtttcttttaaatatttccAATTTTGTAAATACATCACGAAAATGGTAAGTTGGTGCCAATGGAATACTACTACCACCCCTCACAATATCTGCAGTGccaaacttttgaaaaattcttatttttataaaatacacattaaattcttttaagttttttaggACTGAGTTCAGATAATTTTTTCTGCATTGTGAGTTTATGCTTAttcaaacttgattttgtttAGACAAAAGTaattttagaactaaaaaattgattttaatatgtttgattattttcaaataaaatcaattttgtcttGAATTAATCTCTAAAGTTAATTTGTAAGCTcaactttctttttcatttaagtatttaaatataaattacttATATTCAacttacttttaatcaaaatcaattcattcaacatGTGAAATACGGGGTTAAGTAGATGTTTTCAAGACAATGAAAAAGTTGATAACCGCTTTGagtaaatacaaataataacatatctgaattttatttattattgtcattttgaaaagaacaaaaacactTTGGAACTATTTGTcaaattgttaaaatataacaatatatgCGGTAATAGTAAGCGTGACATGAGCTTGAAACATGTAGCATATATAAATTTGTTACAAAAGACAATTTCATTCAAAGGTGTAGTAGCAACTAGAACCTCAAAAACTACTAAATCTAAATCAGCAGTATCTTATATGTACAGTAACTTGAAAGATCGGTATGAAGTTCAGTATTGTATCCAATATTACAAAGAGTGGGCTTGCATGGCGAATCAAACCTTAACCTCCAAGTTATAGCTTCAAACACACTGTGCTTAGGTGAAATTGTCACCGCGGTTTCAAACACACTAAAACTTAATGGTCTATCAAGCCTATAGCAATCCCTAAATAACATGATACTTGTTCCATCACTGTCTCTTTTACGGCTTTATTATCTGAAATTTGATCAGTACCAGCAATCTACCTCTTCTACTTGCACTGCTGGCAAATTCCACTTCTTTGGAGGCCCTGAGGCCTTTGGAGATCCAACAAAATTATGCACATCAAGTTTCTCAAGTTCTACAGAGATCGTACGACCATAAAAACTCTGCAGATAAAggataaaaaacattaaaaagataGCATTCAGTTGTCAAAGTTGATAATCAAAAGATAGGGCATGCCATTAAAATCTGAACCTGTTGATCCATTGTTTCAAGTGCAAGCATGGCATCGTCTTGACATGTGTATTGAATAAAAGCAAGTCCCTTTGATCTTTCTGTGCTTACATCTTTAACCATTTGGACTGGAGCACACACCAAATAAATGGCACAGGTGTGAGCCAAAGTACTAAAATCAGTTATGCACCATATTTTAAGTGCTGCTATATCGAAGTATGAGAAAATTCATGCACTTACCTTCAGCTATCTTgccaaaatttgaaaatttcttCTGCAAAGCATTCTCGCCAGTAAAATAGGGTAGATCTGTCTCCAAAGAAGAGCAGGTAGgacttcataaaaaaatggtaaataaaagaaagaaatatcccttccaaaaaaataaaacaaaatgctCCATAGTCCATAGCATCCAGATATCAGGAGAGAATATTAAAAGGATATGAAAGACTGATCACAGATCAAAATGAAGAACTACATAATGTAAAGAAAATTCTCCACACTCAACAATCAGCCAGATTTGTGAAAACAGAAACTAGTCAATCCACAAGTGTTTTTTTATCTACATCAAGTTAATAAGATAATCCAcaagaaaagttttttttgtagatatctGGATGAAGCTTAGTGCTTTGGAACAAAAGGCATCAAGTGTGTTAGTGGAAGTCCATAATTTCGAATTCAAAAGCATGTAATATGACAGATAAGTGAACgtcaattttgtaaaaaatcaaaatgtagTTGGCACAATCATCTTAGAGAAGATGAATGCAATATTGCCAATTTTCCATCCAAATGATTGTGCAGTTGGCACCTTCGGATTTTCATTTATCAGTTACGGACATtgtaaaatgactttttttttcattattatactGGAACTTATTTCCATTACCATACAGGAAAGAGGAACAAGAACCCATCTAAACAGAGAAAACAAGTTGTTAAAGAGTCtcacattggatgagatatgaCCTGACTATGTGTTAAAAGTGGGAGCagtcctcaccttacaagccggctttgtaaggttgagttaggcccaaACCAAATTCTAAGACAAGCATATATAACAAGAACCAAAAAAAGCATAATATTGGCTTAAAAAGGCTCTTAAATCACTTTTCACTTCTAACAAGAATACCCTTCTCCTCTACTGCCCAAGAAAAAAATGACTTAACCTACATAGATGCAACAGAAACACATCTATCCTAAAGATGTTGCAACATGTTTTCAAAAGCGTGCTTTAGCAGAGCAGACATGTCTTAATACTACATAGACCGCTACAGACATGCACTAGCTGAGCAGTTTAGTTAACTCTATGATTTCAAAATAGCTGCCATCCCGTTATCTGCTATCTCACTATAGCATTTTTTGGGTTGACCGCTACACTGCTCTATATGGGATTGATAACACCGGTTATAGATAGAAATTTCTGAATGAAAATTCAGTAGTTGCATGCAAGCTGCAATCCAAACCAGTAGAGATAGCACAGTACACGCCTTCATCACAAGAAAGAATCTGACAGGAAGGAAGCTTCCCTTACAAGGGAAGAGCAAATACTACTCAGAGAAtgcaattcaaaatattataaatgatGGTCTGCCTGCGGCAGCGTAGCATTCTTCTTATGTATATCTAATGTGTTAAGTAAAAGCATTGAAGAGAGCAAATGGTGAAATGAGGATTTTCGTGATGCAAATAAgcaaattagaaagaaaaaggtAAATCAGACCAATAGAGCTTCAAATTCCTAGTCCTAACTAATAAACTAACGAAAAACCACGCATCGAGGCTAGGCTGGTGATACCCATTCACAAAAGTGGTTAGTATTATTTTGTATGTGAGATTTGTCTCTGGGCTAGGAGCAATTGTTCTTGATAAGGAGTTCATTGGATTGAACTCTTGTTTTCTCTTATTGTTTCTGTTTTTCACCATTGTAGAGCTTGAAGCTCACCATTTCCCAATTCAATAACAATTGTTCTATCACGCTAGTACGATTCAACACTTGTAACAATGAAAACAACAATGGATCAACTCCTAATATAATGTATTCCCTATAGATTACATTCAACACTTGTaacattgaaaacaacaatggatcaaataaagaaattgaaaacaGCTTGAAGGGTAGAAAATTATGAGAAAATAAGAGAGTGAGAGAGTTACTTACTTTTAACAAGGATTTTGCTAGCAAGCGGATATTCGTGTCGCATAGATAATGATGATCTGAGGAGGTTTAGACGAGAACGGTTTGGTGGTGTGTAGTAAGGGAATGAAGCCAACCCCAAAATCTTTGTCTCCATCAAAACTAAAACCAAGCAACCTCGTATTCGTCGTCGTCTCTGTGTCAGAAAATAATCCCAACTCCTTTTTGACTTTTCAATTGTTGGATTTAGACTGGTTGGTTGCTTCCGTTTTCggtagaaaaaataaattatactacctcatttattttttaattgttacattttaacattttacacaaactaagacaatcaataaatgttactatttttgatataataatttttatttttactataataaccttatttatttaatatctccacaataataaataagggtaatattagtaaaataacatttaatgttgcattgatctatgtaaagtgacacttaaataagaacaaaaaaattctttaaaagagacacttaaaaaggaacggagggagtagtctTCCATAGAAAATTGTGGGTTTAAATACTTGGGATTGTCTATTGCGGATGATCCTAAGAAGCTCCAAACTTAGGTGATTGTATTGTGCTTTTAAAGTCTATCTTGTCGGTTGTGCCAATTTACTTCTTATTTTCTTCAAGGAACCATCAAGTAATATTTCTCTTATTGAatcttcatttgatttttttttaggggagagTGAGGATGCAAGGAAAATCCACTAGGTGAAATGAGATAGAGTGTTGAAACCAAAAGATACGGGAGGTTTAGGTCTAAGAGatctgaaattttttaatttagctCTCTTAGAAAAATTGTGATGGAGGTTGAAAATTGAACTAAACTGGATGGACTCAGTGTTTTTCGGatggttgaattttttttttttttttcttaacacaGTCTCGATGGTTGGATAAactctcaaaaaaaatttgggTCGTATTTGACTTCCGGTATACATTTTACCGAAATCTCACAATGGACGCCGATGGTCATGTATGATCAAGTCGGGTGTACCTCATGAACAAGATGTGTGGTATTCAAGCCAATGATTTGATCTATCGCGACTCGTCGTATGCTCTTTCTCGAAGCAGATGGGGGGATTTGTTCAACAAAAGGCCCCATAAGACTGTGTAAAGTGATCATACCTTGGGTGATACCCCTATTTATAATGTTGTATTCTATTGATACACTCcttgttatttttatattttctcctttaaTTTGTTCAACttgtaacaaaattaatatggTTTACTTTGAGCAACTGATTTCAAAATAGATGTGATGTCTATCCTCTTTGAATGAGATACATGTTAGTAGGAAAAACCCAACAATTATCTTATAGTTTGTCGGCACTTAAGGTAGTAGAGCACGTTGGTCCTTAGTTTGTTCATGAAGTGGGATTAAGGTGATCCCTGAGACGATGTAGGAGACATAGTTTTGTGTTGCACGTTAGTAATCGATTAACGTTTTTGGATAATTCACTCTAATATAATGttcacaaacaaaaattataaagataTTATTTGGGTGAAAGTTTGTGTGCATGAATGTAGAATATTTTGGTGATAAGAAATGCTAGAAATCTTACATTGAGTAgataaaaatattcaatgtgatatttttcaatttaataaaCTGATCTCTTGTGATAGAATCTCTTCGCGTATTTAAATTGTGACAGTTGATGTTTTTGCTAAGAATTGAgtcacaaaaaatcaaaaatagcAACCTACATAGTATTTGCTACGTAGGCTTTTACACAGATGGCTATGACAGATAAAATTGTTAAATGTGACATTTAAATCATAAgtctattatttttcttcaaaaaaaagtcaCAAGTCTCTTCAACctaatatattaatcttttaagGTTAAACTCTTTAAATGAGATTAAACCCTAATATAAAAAAGAGAATTGTTTTTTGTAATAgagatattttatgaaaaatttgtaataatatgatgaaaaagaaattaagacaGAACAAAGAAATGTTGATAAGAACATGAGAATTGAGATGTGAGATGAGATGGCAACGGTTATGATGCCAAATAAGCCAAATATTAAAGAACGTGTACGTGTCTGTTGTCCTCACTCTCCTTCCTTCCTTCCAACGGTAAACTTCACAGAACCTGCTCTTGCTATCTCAATCACCAGATGGGCCCCACATTTTCATAGCTGGTCCAATCTTATTCATCAAtacaaagaaaagaaatcaaaatctTAATCAGCAAGGAGGAAATTATTGGGGCACTTGCACAGTGGTTTAAGTCAAAgatcaaaatcataaaacacTCTTTCAACACCGATATAGtacactatttttatttattcttttattcatTCACACATATCCTAAGaccaaattttctattttatttttacaacttTCTCCAGCTTTAACTACCTTCATGTCCCAAGTTACATTCTTACCCTCCACTTTCATTTACATGATTCATTTTTAGTGATCACACGTTATTAGAGTCAACATTCAAATTACTACATTTTAATGCAAGTTAATGTTAATGACCCCTTTAATAATTGAAGAAAGTCATGCTTTACTattcaaattgaaatttatgaaatgttaactagtgttttcgaaacactctttaagaattttggcaaaattacacaattagtcccttaactttattttaggtaacactttcgtcttttatcttttttttgtcacgatttagtcatttatgttataaaataacaacatagttatcttttttatgaaaaaaataatcaaaaactccaaaaaaaaaatcatcaaactcataggcaaacgtaaatcttcatcatacaagcatataaaatcaaatttctttgaaaaaaaatttcataaaaaatgataagatattgtcattttataacataaaggactaaatcgtgacaaaaaaagataaaggacgaaagtgttgcctaaaataaagttaagggactaattgtgtaattttgccaataaTCTTTgaagataaatttttattaaaatctgTGTAATCAAGACattgaaatttataaatttgacttttataaaaaatactttttaaattaaaaatccttaaagagtgcggATATtcgtttttttgacaaaaacaaggatattcgttaacaagacccttgaAATTTACGGTATGTTAAGATTtctcaaattaaaaattatactaTGTGCATGTTTGAATTTCCAATATTTACGTTTATGACGTATGATTTGAGTGAaagtatattttaaaatgatagaCAAATATATGATAAATGTGAGTAGTTGTTCTTTAAAATATGAACTAAAgagttccttttttttttttttttttggtacaaaaactAAAGAGTTCCTTAATCcttttattaatgtttttggAGCTAAAACTATGGAAACAGATCTTTgcataacttttattttaacaacaggaaaacaaatattttaacaaatatatatacggtcattattataagtaaaaattaacattttagattcatttattaaataatgtatgtgatttataataaagaccatatacaatattaattaaatgaatctaaaatataattttttgcttataatagcaACTGGAGGGTGTACTTTTTTAgagattaattaatataaattcgTGTAGAATCTCTTGATAGAATCTCTCCCTCTCCAACAAGTCGGCCCTAGTTTTCTCTatctaggttttctcttacaatttcttcattgaggggtggttttgggtcaatatttgacctgaaatcacccctcttcatctttttctctttatttcaatctaaataagtgattttcacatagatctaggttttttttctttgtaatttcatcatctaagtgtggtgatttgttgttcgtcatcttgtgcggcgttgtttgatttcccatcttcgtgcggtgttcatttaattcatattgaaagatcgattgttcaatcaaagatttggacgTCAACATTGCAGATTCATCCcttacgtttttagcggtgtttaatgatgtaatctctctatttgaatgaatgaatatcattttgtttttgtcaaaaaaattaatataaattcgTGTAAAAAATTTAGTTGACCATCcgataaatattaattgaaaagaTATGATGAGATAActtccaaaaataatataaatatataatcatatattattattttatttatacttgTGATGGACatcaattaaatttttgtttccttcaaaaaaaatcaattaaatttttgCTGCCCTAATACTTATAACCGAATCTTTGACCgataatcatatatttttttatccaacATGATATTTCAAGATATTTCAacaatttgtaaaagaaaaggaaagatattttaacaaatttatgTAATAATAATCAccaatatattttgtcaaaaaaataaataaataatcaccaatatatatatattattgggaAGAAgctattttaagaaaaatttatatgatgaaattttgtcaaagaaaaaaatagttagataaccataaattattatattttttgtgtaaaaattttaaattattaattttttacttgtGAATGCATACCaattaaattttatcttttctttccCTAAGTACACATAAAACGAATCTTTGACCAATTTCCACATACTCCATATGAAGAAGATAGATATGTCATTCAAGTAGTAAGCAAAGGGCAAAATCGAAGTTTCCATAGCATGGTCAAAGAACGTTTTAAAAATTGACttggaagaaagaaagaaagaaactaaaactaTAGCTGTGATTTAGTAGCAAAATTCACATCACAAATAACACGCAaatcaaattaacaattaaattaaatgggtcccacattttctttcctttaaatAGCAATTCTTCATCCTCCTCATAACACTTATTCATTCAACGgtacgaaaaaaaaaaaaacataaacacacGAACAAACAAAGACCAATTCCAACGTTAAATTATTTgactcaaacaaaacaaaaaaccttAATCATCgtgaacaacaacaataaccttAAACATGTCTTGCTCCGTCGCGGTTTCGAATTCGCCGGTGTTTTCACCTTCTTCATCTCTCTTCTGCAACAAATCTGAAACGTTAACGTTATCTCTTTCTCATCTCAAAccatcttcaacaacaacaacaacgtctTCATCGTCTTCTTCTTCGCCTTCTCCTTGTTCTTCACCTTCTTCACCTTTTTGTCTTCGGTTACCGAAACTACCCTTGGTTTTTACGTCTAACAAGGATTCTGGGTCGCAGAATGATGCTGTTTTGAAGAGGAAACGACCTACCAGGCTTAATATACCTGTTTCTGAACATGCTTTTTGTGTTCCGGCGACGCCTTCTGCGGTGGCGAGGGATGTTGTTGAGGCGGAGGGAGATGGGTATTCTGTTTATTGTAAGAGAGGGAGGAGGGAGTATATGGAAGATCGTTATACAGCTGGGGTTAATCTTCGTGGTGAAAACAATTTGGTAAGAaattttttaacctttttatttatttttaatagaatatataatatttatttggttGGTTTTGATGTTGATATGTTTTTGTCAATTGGGTTTGTTGAAAGTTTCAAACTTGATTTCTTAATTGATTTGGGTCTTATTGGATCTAATTGTTTGCAgaatttcaatattttgttctttttttggtCTGATTTGGTAGCTGCATATGGAAAATTTGAGATTAATTTATGTAGttgaaaaagtcaattttaagCTGCTAGgatttttttgaattgttgCTTTTGAAGTTAAAAAGTTTGTCTTAGTAATTAGCCATtagttaaatttgaattttgtagaTAGTTGAAACAAATTAGGAACATATGATTatgcatttaatgtttaattGAGATTTGATGTATATGCTTgcttgttcttgttgttgttgatgacttGGACTTATATTAGATTTGATTGTGTAAAATCTAACTTGTACAAGTTTATTTTGTGGTAATTGCAGGCTTTTTTTGGCGTATTTGATGGACATGGAGGTGCCAAAGCCGCTGAATTTGCGGCAAACAACTTAGAAAAGAACATCTTGGACGAAGTTATCATGAGCGACAAAGATGATGTTGAGGAGGCAGTGAAGCGCGGTTACCTCAATACCGATTCTGAGTTCATGAAAAAAGATCTACATGGTGGTTCTTGTTGTGTGACAGCATTCATTAGGAATGGTAACTTAGTTGTGTCTAATGCTGGTGATTGCCGTGCTGTTATTAGTAGAGGAGGGGTTGCTGAGGCACTAACATCTGATCACCGTCCTTCAAGGGAAGACGAAAAGGACAGAATTGAGACCCTGGTAAATTTTCTTACCATTGTATTGgcttctctttttatttatgtttttttgaaaCCTTGTGTTTGAGTTTGGTTCTTAATCTTATGCATTGAAATTTGTCTTGCAGGGTGGTTATGTTGATTTATGTCGCGGTGTTTGGAGGATTCAAGGATCTCTTGCTGTATCAAGAGGAATTGGAGACCGACACTTGAAACAATGGGTGACAGCGGAGCCCGAGACTAAAGTTATTAGAATTGAACCTGAACATGACTTGTTAATATTAGCTTCAGATGGATTATGGGATAAGGTAATACTTCAAAATTTCATTGCGATGTTATTGTATGTGTATTCGGCGTTTGTCAAACATGATTTTGATTGGAATGTTTGTCTAATGTCAAACTCGTGCTAATCCAAACGCATTCAAATCATGTTTGACAAAGATAAAATCAATTATGATGATTTTCGCACTTTTCTTTTGATATTGAATGATTAACTGATCAAgtttctttttatcatttcaGGTTAGTAATCAGGAAGCAGTAGACATTGCTCGTCAATTTTGCGTAGGAAATAACAACCAACAACCATTGATGGCCTGTAAAAAGCTTGCAAAGTTGTCTGTTTCAAGAGGCTCTTTGGATGATACCAGTGTCATGATAATCAAATTGAAACACTATGTTTAGAGGTTCATTGGTAGAACAGAAGAAGATGGTGGTGCCTGATGATTAGAAATTAGCCTATTCTTTTctgtatatatattaattattattgattaattttatctgACGACATTTATTGGTGAATTTTTGTACCCGTAGATGGGTGAGTAGAGATTAACAAAGCCATTTAGCCATTTGTTTAGTAGAATATTTATCTAATAATCATGTAATAACTTTATAGATTATCTAATTATTTCGGTaataattcattcattctttTATATTGGATATAACAAATTTGTGATAGT
Above is a genomic segment from Medicago truncatula cultivar Jemalong A17 chromosome 5, MtrunA17r5.0-ANR, whole genome shotgun sequence containing:
- the LOC11433950 gene encoding multiple RNA-binding domain-containing protein 1, whose amino-acid sequence is METKILGLASFPYYTPPNRSRLNLLRSSLSMRHEYPLASKILVKNLPYFTGENALQKKFSNFGKIAEVQMVKDVSTERSKGLAFIQYTCQDDAMLALETMDQQSFYGRTISVELEKLDVHNFVGSPKASGPPKKWNLPAVQVEEVDCWY
- the LOC11426315 gene encoding probable protein phosphatase 2C 2 — encoded protein: MSCSVAVSNSPVFSPSSSLFCNKSETLTLSLSHLKPSSTTTTTSSSSSSSPSPCSSPSSPFCLRLPKLPLVFTSNKDSGSQNDAVLKRKRPTRLNIPVSEHAFCVPATPSAVARDVVEAEGDGYSVYCKRGRREYMEDRYTAGVNLRGENNLAFFGVFDGHGGAKAAEFAANNLEKNILDEVIMSDKDDVEEAVKRGYLNTDSEFMKKDLHGGSCCVTAFIRNGNLVVSNAGDCRAVISRGGVAEALTSDHRPSREDEKDRIETLGGYVDLCRGVWRIQGSLAVSRGIGDRHLKQWVTAEPETKVIRIEPEHDLLILASDGLWDKVSNQEAVDIARQFCVGNNNQQPLMACKKLAKLSVSRGSLDDTSVMIIKLKHYV